One genomic segment of Myripristis murdjan chromosome 20, fMyrMur1.1, whole genome shotgun sequence includes these proteins:
- the pdha1b gene encoding pyruvate dehydrogenase E1 subunit alpha 1b isoform X5: MKNMLTIISNALCRITGKNVAAQTVSEGARVVVSRSYADFTPQATFDIKKCEVHRLEEGPAGKAELTREQGLQYYRTMQTIRRMELRADQLYKQKIIRGFCHLYDGQEACAVGIESAINPSDHLITAYRSHGYTYTRGVSVKEILAELTGRKGGVAKGKGGSMHMYAPHFYGGNGIVGAQIPLGAGIALACQYQGNNQVCVTLYGDGAANQGQLFESFNMAALWKLPCIFICENNRYGMGTSVERASASTDYYMRGDFIPGIRVDGMDVLCVREATKFAADHCRAGKGPIVMELQTYRYHGHSMSDPGVSYRTREEIQEVRSKSDPISLLKERMLSSNMASAEEFKVIDVEIRKEVEEAAQFATSDPEPPLEELCNHIFYNEAPIEVRGTNPWSKLKSVS, translated from the exons ATGAAAAATATGCTAACCATTATTTCTAACGCGCTGTGTCGGATCACTGGCAAGAATGTG GCGGCCCAAACAGTGTCAGAG GGGGCCCGAGTCGTGGTGTCCCGCTCCTATGCTGACTTCACCCCCCAGGCCACCTTTGACATCAAG AAATGCGAGGTGCACCGGCTGGAGGAGGGGCCTGCGGGGAAGGCGGAGCTGACGCGGGAGCAGGGCCTGCAGTATTACCGCACCATGCAGACCATCCGCCGCATGGAGCTGAGGGCCGACCAGCTCTACAAGCAGAAGATCATCAGGGGCTTCTGCCACCTGTATGACGGACAg GAAGCTTGTGCCGTGGGCATCGAGTCGGCCATCAACCCGTCTGACCACCTGATCACCGCCTACCGCTCCCACGGCTACACCTACACCCGCGGCGTGTCCGTCAAAGAGATCCTGGCAGAGCTCACCG GTCGTAAAGGGGGTGTGGCCAAAGGCAAGGGAGGCTCCATGCACATGTACGCCCCGCATTTCTATGGAGGCAACGGCATTGTGGGAGCGCAg ATTCCTTTAGGAGCAGGCATCGCTCTGGCCTGCCAGTACCAAGGCAACAACCAGGTGTGTGTGACGCTGTATGGAGACGGAGCCGCCAACCAG GGCCAGCTGTTCGAGTCATTCAACATGGCTGCCCTGTGGAAGCTGCCGTGCATCTTCATCTGTGAGAACAACAGGTACGGCATGGGGACGTCGGTGGAGAGAGCGTCAGCCAGCACCGACTACTACATGAGAGGAGACTTCATACCAGGAATcaga GTGGACGGGATGGACGTGCTGTGTGTCCGAGAGGCCACCAAGTTCGCCGCAGACCACTGCAGAGCCGGCAAG gGCCCCATCGTCATGGAGCTGCAAACATACCGTTACCATggacacagcatgagtgacccCGGGGTCAG CTACCGCACGCGTGAGGAAATCCAGGAAGTGCGCAGCAAGAGCGACCCCATCTCACTGCTGAAGGAGCGCATGCTGAGCAGCAACATGGCCTCCGCAGAGGAATTCAAA GTAATCGACGTGGAGATCCGCAAGGAGGTCGAGGAGGCGGCTCAGTTCGCCACGTCTGACCCGGAGCCGCCGCTGGAGGAACTCTGCAACCACATTTTCTACAACGAAGCGCCCATAGAGGTGCGCGGGACCAACCCCTGGTCCAAACTCAAATCTGTCAGCTAG
- the pdha1b gene encoding pyruvate dehydrogenase E1 subunit alpha 1b isoform X3: MKNMLTIISNALCRITGKNVAAQTVSELLIDLSEYVSLTSPAAPALAKTQRQPPKPPPGARVVVSRSYADFTPQATFDIKKCEVHRLEEGPAGKAELTREQGLQYYRTMQTIRRMELRADQLYKQKIIRGFCHLYDGQEACAVGIESAINPSDHLITAYRSHGYTYTRGVSVKEILAELTGRKGGVAKGKGGSMHMYAPHFYGGNGIVGAQIPLGAGIALACQYQGNNQVCVTLYGDGAANQGQLFESFNMAALWKLPCIFICENNRYGMGTSVERASASTDYYMRGDFIPGIRVDGMDVLCVREATKFAADHCRAGKGPIVMELQTYRYHGHSMSDPGVSYRTREEIQEVRSKSDPISLLKERMLSSNMASAEEFKVIDVEIRKEVEEAAQFATSDPEPPLEELCNHIFYNEAPIEVRGTNPWSKLKSVS, from the exons ATGAAAAATATGCTAACCATTATTTCTAACGCGCTGTGTCGGATCACTGGCAAGAATGTG GCGGCCCAAACAGTGTCAGAG TTGCTGATTGACCTGTCAGAGTACGTCTCTTTAACCTCACCGGCGGCTCCTGCCTTGGCAAAGACCCAGCGACAGCCACCCAAACCACCACCA GGGGCCCGAGTCGTGGTGTCCCGCTCCTATGCTGACTTCACCCCCCAGGCCACCTTTGACATCAAG AAATGCGAGGTGCACCGGCTGGAGGAGGGGCCTGCGGGGAAGGCGGAGCTGACGCGGGAGCAGGGCCTGCAGTATTACCGCACCATGCAGACCATCCGCCGCATGGAGCTGAGGGCCGACCAGCTCTACAAGCAGAAGATCATCAGGGGCTTCTGCCACCTGTATGACGGACAg GAAGCTTGTGCCGTGGGCATCGAGTCGGCCATCAACCCGTCTGACCACCTGATCACCGCCTACCGCTCCCACGGCTACACCTACACCCGCGGCGTGTCCGTCAAAGAGATCCTGGCAGAGCTCACCG GTCGTAAAGGGGGTGTGGCCAAAGGCAAGGGAGGCTCCATGCACATGTACGCCCCGCATTTCTATGGAGGCAACGGCATTGTGGGAGCGCAg ATTCCTTTAGGAGCAGGCATCGCTCTGGCCTGCCAGTACCAAGGCAACAACCAGGTGTGTGTGACGCTGTATGGAGACGGAGCCGCCAACCAG GGCCAGCTGTTCGAGTCATTCAACATGGCTGCCCTGTGGAAGCTGCCGTGCATCTTCATCTGTGAGAACAACAGGTACGGCATGGGGACGTCGGTGGAGAGAGCGTCAGCCAGCACCGACTACTACATGAGAGGAGACTTCATACCAGGAATcaga GTGGACGGGATGGACGTGCTGTGTGTCCGAGAGGCCACCAAGTTCGCCGCAGACCACTGCAGAGCCGGCAAG gGCCCCATCGTCATGGAGCTGCAAACATACCGTTACCATggacacagcatgagtgacccCGGGGTCAG CTACCGCACGCGTGAGGAAATCCAGGAAGTGCGCAGCAAGAGCGACCCCATCTCACTGCTGAAGGAGCGCATGCTGAGCAGCAACATGGCCTCCGCAGAGGAATTCAAA GTAATCGACGTGGAGATCCGCAAGGAGGTCGAGGAGGCGGCTCAGTTCGCCACGTCTGACCCGGAGCCGCCGCTGGAGGAACTCTGCAACCACATTTTCTACAACGAAGCGCCCATAGAGGTGCGCGGGACCAACCCCTGGTCCAAACTCAAATCTGTCAGCTAG
- the pdha1b gene encoding pyruvate dehydrogenase E1 subunit alpha 1b isoform X2, which produces MKNMLTIISNALCRITGKNVLLIDLSEYVSLTSPAAPALAKTQRQPPKPPPVSTRASAEQLVSAPAAPLASPGARVVVSRSYADFTPQATFDIKKCEVHRLEEGPAGKAELTREQGLQYYRTMQTIRRMELRADQLYKQKIIRGFCHLYDGQEACAVGIESAINPSDHLITAYRSHGYTYTRGVSVKEILAELTGRKGGVAKGKGGSMHMYAPHFYGGNGIVGAQIPLGAGIALACQYQGNNQVCVTLYGDGAANQGQLFESFNMAALWKLPCIFICENNRYGMGTSVERASASTDYYMRGDFIPGIRVDGMDVLCVREATKFAADHCRAGKGPIVMELQTYRYHGHSMSDPGVSYRTREEIQEVRSKSDPISLLKERMLSSNMASAEEFKVIDVEIRKEVEEAAQFATSDPEPPLEELCNHIFYNEAPIEVRGTNPWSKLKSVS; this is translated from the exons ATGAAAAATATGCTAACCATTATTTCTAACGCGCTGTGTCGGATCACTGGCAAGAATGTG TTGCTGATTGACCTGTCAGAGTACGTCTCTTTAACCTCACCGGCGGCTCCTGCCTTGGCAAAGACCCAGCGACAGCCACCCAAACCACCACCAGTCAGTACTAGAGCCTCTGCTGAGCAGTTAGTTAGCGCCCCGGCCGCTCCGCTAGCCTCACCA GGGGCCCGAGTCGTGGTGTCCCGCTCCTATGCTGACTTCACCCCCCAGGCCACCTTTGACATCAAG AAATGCGAGGTGCACCGGCTGGAGGAGGGGCCTGCGGGGAAGGCGGAGCTGACGCGGGAGCAGGGCCTGCAGTATTACCGCACCATGCAGACCATCCGCCGCATGGAGCTGAGGGCCGACCAGCTCTACAAGCAGAAGATCATCAGGGGCTTCTGCCACCTGTATGACGGACAg GAAGCTTGTGCCGTGGGCATCGAGTCGGCCATCAACCCGTCTGACCACCTGATCACCGCCTACCGCTCCCACGGCTACACCTACACCCGCGGCGTGTCCGTCAAAGAGATCCTGGCAGAGCTCACCG GTCGTAAAGGGGGTGTGGCCAAAGGCAAGGGAGGCTCCATGCACATGTACGCCCCGCATTTCTATGGAGGCAACGGCATTGTGGGAGCGCAg ATTCCTTTAGGAGCAGGCATCGCTCTGGCCTGCCAGTACCAAGGCAACAACCAGGTGTGTGTGACGCTGTATGGAGACGGAGCCGCCAACCAG GGCCAGCTGTTCGAGTCATTCAACATGGCTGCCCTGTGGAAGCTGCCGTGCATCTTCATCTGTGAGAACAACAGGTACGGCATGGGGACGTCGGTGGAGAGAGCGTCAGCCAGCACCGACTACTACATGAGAGGAGACTTCATACCAGGAATcaga GTGGACGGGATGGACGTGCTGTGTGTCCGAGAGGCCACCAAGTTCGCCGCAGACCACTGCAGAGCCGGCAAG gGCCCCATCGTCATGGAGCTGCAAACATACCGTTACCATggacacagcatgagtgacccCGGGGTCAG CTACCGCACGCGTGAGGAAATCCAGGAAGTGCGCAGCAAGAGCGACCCCATCTCACTGCTGAAGGAGCGCATGCTGAGCAGCAACATGGCCTCCGCAGAGGAATTCAAA GTAATCGACGTGGAGATCCGCAAGGAGGTCGAGGAGGCGGCTCAGTTCGCCACGTCTGACCCGGAGCCGCCGCTGGAGGAACTCTGCAACCACATTTTCTACAACGAAGCGCCCATAGAGGTGCGCGGGACCAACCCCTGGTCCAAACTCAAATCTGTCAGCTAG
- the pdha1b gene encoding pyruvate dehydrogenase E1 subunit alpha 1b isoform X1 — MKNMLTIISNALCRITGKNVAAQTVSELLIDLSEYVSLTSPAAPALAKTQRQPPKPPPVSTRASAEQLVSAPAAPLASPGARVVVSRSYADFTPQATFDIKKCEVHRLEEGPAGKAELTREQGLQYYRTMQTIRRMELRADQLYKQKIIRGFCHLYDGQEACAVGIESAINPSDHLITAYRSHGYTYTRGVSVKEILAELTGRKGGVAKGKGGSMHMYAPHFYGGNGIVGAQIPLGAGIALACQYQGNNQVCVTLYGDGAANQGQLFESFNMAALWKLPCIFICENNRYGMGTSVERASASTDYYMRGDFIPGIRVDGMDVLCVREATKFAADHCRAGKGPIVMELQTYRYHGHSMSDPGVSYRTREEIQEVRSKSDPISLLKERMLSSNMASAEEFKVIDVEIRKEVEEAAQFATSDPEPPLEELCNHIFYNEAPIEVRGTNPWSKLKSVS, encoded by the exons ATGAAAAATATGCTAACCATTATTTCTAACGCGCTGTGTCGGATCACTGGCAAGAATGTG GCGGCCCAAACAGTGTCAGAG TTGCTGATTGACCTGTCAGAGTACGTCTCTTTAACCTCACCGGCGGCTCCTGCCTTGGCAAAGACCCAGCGACAGCCACCCAAACCACCACCAGTCAGTACTAGAGCCTCTGCTGAGCAGTTAGTTAGCGCCCCGGCCGCTCCGCTAGCCTCACCA GGGGCCCGAGTCGTGGTGTCCCGCTCCTATGCTGACTTCACCCCCCAGGCCACCTTTGACATCAAG AAATGCGAGGTGCACCGGCTGGAGGAGGGGCCTGCGGGGAAGGCGGAGCTGACGCGGGAGCAGGGCCTGCAGTATTACCGCACCATGCAGACCATCCGCCGCATGGAGCTGAGGGCCGACCAGCTCTACAAGCAGAAGATCATCAGGGGCTTCTGCCACCTGTATGACGGACAg GAAGCTTGTGCCGTGGGCATCGAGTCGGCCATCAACCCGTCTGACCACCTGATCACCGCCTACCGCTCCCACGGCTACACCTACACCCGCGGCGTGTCCGTCAAAGAGATCCTGGCAGAGCTCACCG GTCGTAAAGGGGGTGTGGCCAAAGGCAAGGGAGGCTCCATGCACATGTACGCCCCGCATTTCTATGGAGGCAACGGCATTGTGGGAGCGCAg ATTCCTTTAGGAGCAGGCATCGCTCTGGCCTGCCAGTACCAAGGCAACAACCAGGTGTGTGTGACGCTGTATGGAGACGGAGCCGCCAACCAG GGCCAGCTGTTCGAGTCATTCAACATGGCTGCCCTGTGGAAGCTGCCGTGCATCTTCATCTGTGAGAACAACAGGTACGGCATGGGGACGTCGGTGGAGAGAGCGTCAGCCAGCACCGACTACTACATGAGAGGAGACTTCATACCAGGAATcaga GTGGACGGGATGGACGTGCTGTGTGTCCGAGAGGCCACCAAGTTCGCCGCAGACCACTGCAGAGCCGGCAAG gGCCCCATCGTCATGGAGCTGCAAACATACCGTTACCATggacacagcatgagtgacccCGGGGTCAG CTACCGCACGCGTGAGGAAATCCAGGAAGTGCGCAGCAAGAGCGACCCCATCTCACTGCTGAAGGAGCGCATGCTGAGCAGCAACATGGCCTCCGCAGAGGAATTCAAA GTAATCGACGTGGAGATCCGCAAGGAGGTCGAGGAGGCGGCTCAGTTCGCCACGTCTGACCCGGAGCCGCCGCTGGAGGAACTCTGCAACCACATTTTCTACAACGAAGCGCCCATAGAGGTGCGCGGGACCAACCCCTGGTCCAAACTCAAATCTGTCAGCTAG
- the pdha1b gene encoding pyruvate dehydrogenase E1 subunit alpha 1b isoform X6 — translation MKNMLTIISNALCRITGKNVGARVVVSRSYADFTPQATFDIKKCEVHRLEEGPAGKAELTREQGLQYYRTMQTIRRMELRADQLYKQKIIRGFCHLYDGQEACAVGIESAINPSDHLITAYRSHGYTYTRGVSVKEILAELTGRKGGVAKGKGGSMHMYAPHFYGGNGIVGAQIPLGAGIALACQYQGNNQVCVTLYGDGAANQGQLFESFNMAALWKLPCIFICENNRYGMGTSVERASASTDYYMRGDFIPGIRVDGMDVLCVREATKFAADHCRAGKGPIVMELQTYRYHGHSMSDPGVSYRTREEIQEVRSKSDPISLLKERMLSSNMASAEEFKVIDVEIRKEVEEAAQFATSDPEPPLEELCNHIFYNEAPIEVRGTNPWSKLKSVS, via the exons ATGAAAAATATGCTAACCATTATTTCTAACGCGCTGTGTCGGATCACTGGCAAGAATGTG GGGGCCCGAGTCGTGGTGTCCCGCTCCTATGCTGACTTCACCCCCCAGGCCACCTTTGACATCAAG AAATGCGAGGTGCACCGGCTGGAGGAGGGGCCTGCGGGGAAGGCGGAGCTGACGCGGGAGCAGGGCCTGCAGTATTACCGCACCATGCAGACCATCCGCCGCATGGAGCTGAGGGCCGACCAGCTCTACAAGCAGAAGATCATCAGGGGCTTCTGCCACCTGTATGACGGACAg GAAGCTTGTGCCGTGGGCATCGAGTCGGCCATCAACCCGTCTGACCACCTGATCACCGCCTACCGCTCCCACGGCTACACCTACACCCGCGGCGTGTCCGTCAAAGAGATCCTGGCAGAGCTCACCG GTCGTAAAGGGGGTGTGGCCAAAGGCAAGGGAGGCTCCATGCACATGTACGCCCCGCATTTCTATGGAGGCAACGGCATTGTGGGAGCGCAg ATTCCTTTAGGAGCAGGCATCGCTCTGGCCTGCCAGTACCAAGGCAACAACCAGGTGTGTGTGACGCTGTATGGAGACGGAGCCGCCAACCAG GGCCAGCTGTTCGAGTCATTCAACATGGCTGCCCTGTGGAAGCTGCCGTGCATCTTCATCTGTGAGAACAACAGGTACGGCATGGGGACGTCGGTGGAGAGAGCGTCAGCCAGCACCGACTACTACATGAGAGGAGACTTCATACCAGGAATcaga GTGGACGGGATGGACGTGCTGTGTGTCCGAGAGGCCACCAAGTTCGCCGCAGACCACTGCAGAGCCGGCAAG gGCCCCATCGTCATGGAGCTGCAAACATACCGTTACCATggacacagcatgagtgacccCGGGGTCAG CTACCGCACGCGTGAGGAAATCCAGGAAGTGCGCAGCAAGAGCGACCCCATCTCACTGCTGAAGGAGCGCATGCTGAGCAGCAACATGGCCTCCGCAGAGGAATTCAAA GTAATCGACGTGGAGATCCGCAAGGAGGTCGAGGAGGCGGCTCAGTTCGCCACGTCTGACCCGGAGCCGCCGCTGGAGGAACTCTGCAACCACATTTTCTACAACGAAGCGCCCATAGAGGTGCGCGGGACCAACCCCTGGTCCAAACTCAAATCTGTCAGCTAG
- the pdha1b gene encoding pyruvate dehydrogenase E1 subunit alpha 1b isoform X4 — protein sequence MKNMLTIISNALCRITGKNVLLIDLSEYVSLTSPAAPALAKTQRQPPKPPPGARVVVSRSYADFTPQATFDIKKCEVHRLEEGPAGKAELTREQGLQYYRTMQTIRRMELRADQLYKQKIIRGFCHLYDGQEACAVGIESAINPSDHLITAYRSHGYTYTRGVSVKEILAELTGRKGGVAKGKGGSMHMYAPHFYGGNGIVGAQIPLGAGIALACQYQGNNQVCVTLYGDGAANQGQLFESFNMAALWKLPCIFICENNRYGMGTSVERASASTDYYMRGDFIPGIRVDGMDVLCVREATKFAADHCRAGKGPIVMELQTYRYHGHSMSDPGVSYRTREEIQEVRSKSDPISLLKERMLSSNMASAEEFKVIDVEIRKEVEEAAQFATSDPEPPLEELCNHIFYNEAPIEVRGTNPWSKLKSVS from the exons ATGAAAAATATGCTAACCATTATTTCTAACGCGCTGTGTCGGATCACTGGCAAGAATGTG TTGCTGATTGACCTGTCAGAGTACGTCTCTTTAACCTCACCGGCGGCTCCTGCCTTGGCAAAGACCCAGCGACAGCCACCCAAACCACCACCA GGGGCCCGAGTCGTGGTGTCCCGCTCCTATGCTGACTTCACCCCCCAGGCCACCTTTGACATCAAG AAATGCGAGGTGCACCGGCTGGAGGAGGGGCCTGCGGGGAAGGCGGAGCTGACGCGGGAGCAGGGCCTGCAGTATTACCGCACCATGCAGACCATCCGCCGCATGGAGCTGAGGGCCGACCAGCTCTACAAGCAGAAGATCATCAGGGGCTTCTGCCACCTGTATGACGGACAg GAAGCTTGTGCCGTGGGCATCGAGTCGGCCATCAACCCGTCTGACCACCTGATCACCGCCTACCGCTCCCACGGCTACACCTACACCCGCGGCGTGTCCGTCAAAGAGATCCTGGCAGAGCTCACCG GTCGTAAAGGGGGTGTGGCCAAAGGCAAGGGAGGCTCCATGCACATGTACGCCCCGCATTTCTATGGAGGCAACGGCATTGTGGGAGCGCAg ATTCCTTTAGGAGCAGGCATCGCTCTGGCCTGCCAGTACCAAGGCAACAACCAGGTGTGTGTGACGCTGTATGGAGACGGAGCCGCCAACCAG GGCCAGCTGTTCGAGTCATTCAACATGGCTGCCCTGTGGAAGCTGCCGTGCATCTTCATCTGTGAGAACAACAGGTACGGCATGGGGACGTCGGTGGAGAGAGCGTCAGCCAGCACCGACTACTACATGAGAGGAGACTTCATACCAGGAATcaga GTGGACGGGATGGACGTGCTGTGTGTCCGAGAGGCCACCAAGTTCGCCGCAGACCACTGCAGAGCCGGCAAG gGCCCCATCGTCATGGAGCTGCAAACATACCGTTACCATggacacagcatgagtgacccCGGGGTCAG CTACCGCACGCGTGAGGAAATCCAGGAAGTGCGCAGCAAGAGCGACCCCATCTCACTGCTGAAGGAGCGCATGCTGAGCAGCAACATGGCCTCCGCAGAGGAATTCAAA GTAATCGACGTGGAGATCCGCAAGGAGGTCGAGGAGGCGGCTCAGTTCGCCACGTCTGACCCGGAGCCGCCGCTGGAGGAACTCTGCAACCACATTTTCTACAACGAAGCGCCCATAGAGGTGCGCGGGACCAACCCCTGGTCCAAACTCAAATCTGTCAGCTAG